In Hippoglossus stenolepis isolate QCI-W04-F060 chromosome 13, HSTE1.2, whole genome shotgun sequence, a single genomic region encodes these proteins:
- the dgkh gene encoding diacylglycerol kinase eta isoform X3: protein MEDVYHFTRSPAWEELEPEKGPVSAAGIHAHVVGAVAGSGAADESSDSEAEQEGPQKLIRKVSTSGQIRSKTSIKEGLLLKQTSSFQRWKKRYFKLRGRTLYYAKDAKSLIFDEVDLSDASVAESSTKNVNNSFTVITPFRRLILCAENRKEMEDWISSLKSVQSREHYETAQFNVEHFSGMHNWYACSHARPTFCNVCKDSLSGVTSHGLSCEVCKFKAHKRCAVRATNNCKWTTLASIGKDIIEDEDGIAMPHQWLEGNLPVSAKCAVCDKTCGSVLRLQDWRCLWCKAMVHTACMDLYPRKCPLGQCKVSIIPPTALNSIDSDGFWKATCPPSCASPLLVFVNSKSGDNQGVKFLRRFKQLLNPAQVFDLVNGGPHLGLRLFQKFDNFRILVCGGDGSVGWVLSEIDKLNLHKQCQLGVLPLGTGNDLARVLGWGPSCDDDTQLPQILEKLERASTKMLDRWSIMTYEIKIPPKHSCPTTPEGVDDCQFHISTYEDSVAAHLTKILNSEQHSVVISAAKILCETVKDFVAKVGKAYEKSTENTDECDTMSLKCAVLNEKLDSLLHALNSESQALPPLPHSTPPIVEEEQEEEEEDEEEEASEESLTELKEKLEEEETEKGGRGGSSQHQLFKSREQLMLRANSLKKAVRQIIEQAERVVDEQNAHTDDTEMPSSLEFRKDSEEENRDSEKDEDTKELESLPSAKSPCSPMERRVSRSTQSYGSFTITPFTTSKENLPVLNTRIICPGLRAGLAASIAGSSIISKMLLANIDPFGATPFIDPDLDSLEGYMEKCVMNNYFGIGLDAKISLEFNNKREEHPEKCRSRTKNMMWYGVLGTKELLQRTYKNLEQKVQLECDGQYIPLPSLQGIAVLNIPSYAGGTNFWGGTKEDDIFCAPSFDDKILEVVAVFGSMQMAVSRVIKLQHHRIAQCRTVKITILGDEGVPIQVDGEAWIQPPGVIKIQHKNRAQMLTRDRAFENTLKSWEDKLKYDKPPLRPHLYPQQSVDLATEEEAAMVQMCARAAEELITRICEAAKTNGLLEQELAHAVNAASHAINKTHPKFPESLARITAIEVASTVKALYNETESLLLGRVSLQLDPPEEEQLSSALQSAELEMGKLGEIPWLYHILQPNDEEDHSLGYGKRNSRSSMFRIVPKFKKEKAAKKTSPQSVERWGPEEVGVWLEQLSLGEYRDTFIRHDIRGSELLHLERRDLKDLGISKVGHMKRILQGTKDLAKASMVDL, encoded by the exons ACGAGTATAAAGGAGGGACTGCTGCTGAAACAGACCAGCTCGTTCCAGAGGTGGAAGAAACGCTACTTCAAGCTGAGAGGCCGAACTCTCTACTACGCCAAAGACGCCAAG TCCCTTATCTTTGACGAGGTGGACCTATCGGACGCCAGCGTTGCAGAGTCCAGCACAAAGAATGTCAACAACAGCTTCACA GTGATCACTCCGTTCCGTCGGCTCATCCTCTGCGCTGAGAAcaggaaagagatggaggacTGGATCAGTTCGCTGAAGTCCGTCCAGTCCAGAGAGCATTACGAG ACGGCACAGTTTAATGTGGAACATTTCTCAGGGATGCACAACTGGTACGCCTGCTCCCACGCACGGCCCACCTTCTGCAACGTCTGTAAAGACAGCTTGTCCGGGGTCACGTCCCACGGCCTCTCCTGCGAAG tttgcaAATTCAAAGCCCACAAACGCTGCGCGGTCAGAGCCACTAACAACTGCAAATGGACGACTCTGGCCTCCATAGGGAAGGACATCATCGAGGACGAGGACGGG ATTGCGATGCCTCACCAGTGGCTGGAAGGGAACCTGCCCGTCAGTGCCAAGTGTGCCGTGTGTGATAAGACGTGTGGCAGCGTGCTGCGGCTGCAGGACTGGCGCTGCCTCTGGTGCAAAGCGATG GTGCACACAGCCTGCATGGACCTGTACCCTCGCAAGTGTCCTCTGGGTCAGTGCAAAGTGTCCATCATCCCTCCCACAGCGCTCAACAGCATTGACTCAGACG GCTTCTGGAAGGCCACCTGTCCTCCGTCATGTGCCAGTCCCCTCCTGGTTTTTGTCAACTCCAAGAGCGGCGACAACCAGGGAGTGAAATTCCTGCGGCGCTTCAAGCAGCTCCTCAACCCGGCACAAGTGTTTGACCTGGTCAACGGGGGGCCGCACCTCGG gctgCGACTGTTTCAAAAGTTTGACAACTTCCGGATTCTGGTGTGCGGGGGGGACGGCAGCGTGGGCTGGGTCCTCTCAGAGATCGACAAACTCAATCTACACAAACAG TGCCAGCTGGGGGTGCTGCCGCTGGGCACGGGCAACGATCTGGCTCGGGTCCTGGGCTGGGGCCCGTCCTGCGACGACGACACCCAGCTGCCCCAGATcctggagaagctggagagggCCAGCACCAAGATGCTGGACCGCTGGAGCATCATGACCTACGAGATCAAGATCCCGCCCAAGCACAGCTGCCCTACCACGCCCGAGGGAGTCGACGACTGCCAG tttCATATTTCTACCTATGAAGACTCAGTAGCTGCCCACCTCACAAAGATCCTCAACTCCGAGCAGCACTCTGTGGTCATCTCCGCCGCCAA GATCCTGTGTGAAACGGTGAAGGATTTTGTTGCCAAAGTGGGAAAAGCTTATGAGAAgagcacagaaaacacagatgagTGTGACACCATGTCTCTCAAA TGTGCCGTCCTGAACGAGAAGCTGGACTCGCTCCTCCACGCCCTCAACTCCGAGAGCCAGGCTCTGCCGCCGCTGCCCCACTCCACTCCTCCTAtagtggaggaggagcaggaggaggaggaggaggatgaggaggaggaggccagcGAAGAGAGCCTGACGGagctgaaggagaagctggaggaagaggagacggagaaaggaggacgaggaggcaGCTCCCAACACCAGCTGTTCAAGAGCAGGGAGCAGCTGATGCTCCGGGCCAACAGTCTGAAGAAAGCTGTGAGACAGATCATAGAGCAGGCGGAGAGAG TGGTTGACGAGCAGAACGCCCACACGGACGACACCGAGATGCCGTCTTCCCTCGAGTTCAGGAAagacagcgaggaggagaaCAGGGACAGCGAGAAGGATGAAGACACCAAGGAGCTGGAGTCGCTGCCAT cTGCCAAGAGTCCCTGTTCTCCgatggagaggagggtgagCCGCAGCACTCAGTCCTACGGCTCCTTCACCATCACGCCATTCACCACCAGCAAGGAGAACCTGCCCGTGCTCAACACACGCATCATCTGCCCTG gctTGCGGGCAGGTCTTGCTGCCTCCATCGCCGGCAGCTCCATCATTAGTAAGATGCTGCTGGCGAACATCGACCCTTTCGGCGCCACACCCTTCATCGACCCCGACCTGGATTCTCT GGAGGGCTACATGGAGAAGTGCGTGATGAACAACTACTTCGGAATCGGCCTGGATGCTAAAATCTCGCTGGAGTTCAACAACAAGCGAGAGGAGCATCCAGAGAAATGCAG GAGTCGGACCAAGAACATGATGTGGTACGGAGTGCTGGGCACCAAGGAGCTTCTGCAGAGAACCTACAAGAACCTGGAGCAGAAGGTGCAGCTCGAG TGTGACGGACAGTACATCCCCCTGCCCAGCCTTCAGGGTATCGCCGTGTTAAACATTCCCAGCTACGCAGGCGGGACAAACTTCTGGGGCGGCACCAAGGAGGATGAC ATCTTCTGTGCTCCGTCGTTCGATGATAAGATCCTGGAAGTTGTGGCCGTGTTTGGGAGCATGCAGATGGCCGTTTCCCGAGTCATCAAACTGCAACACCACCGCATTGCACAG TGTCGGACCGTGAAGATCACGATCCTGGGCGATGAAGGAGTTCCCATCCAGGTGGACGGGGAGGCCTGGATCCAGCCGCCCGGCGTCATCAAGATCCAACACAAGAACCGGGCTCAGATGCTCACCAGAGACCGG GCGTTTGAGAACACGCTGAAGTCGTGGGAGGACAAGCTGAAGTACGACAAGCCTCCTCTGCGGCCTCACCTCTACCCTCAGCAGTCTGTGGACCTGGCGACCGAGGAGGAGGCCGCCATGGTGCAGATGTGCGCCCGAGCTGCAGAGGAGCTCATCACCAG GATATGTGAGGCTGCAAAGACCAACGGGCTTTTAGAGCAGGAGCTGGCTCACGCTGTTAACGCTGCGTCACACGCCATCAACAAGACGCACCCCAAGTTCCCAGAG AGTCTGGCGAGGATCACAGCTATCGAGGTGGCCAGCACCGTCAAAGCTCTGTACAACGAGACCGAGTCTCTGCTGCTGGGCAGAGTCTCTCTG CAACTGGacccaccagaggaggagcagctgtcCAGTGCTCTGCAGAGCGCGGAGCTGGAAATGGGCAAACTGGGAGAGATCCCGTGGCTCTACCACATTCTGCAGCCTAACGACGAGGAG GACCACTCTCTGGGTTACGGCAAGAGGAACAGTCGCAGCAGCATGTTTCGCATAGTCCCCAAGTTCAAGAAGGAGAAGGCCGCCAAGAAGACGAGTCCTCAGTCAG tggaaAGATGGGGCCCAGAGGAGGTGGGCGTCTGGCTGGAGCAGCTGAGTCTGGGCGAGTACAGGGACACCTTCATCCGCCACGACATCCGAGGCTCGGAGCTGCTGCACCTGGAGCGGCGGGACCTGAAG
- the dgkh gene encoding diacylglycerol kinase eta isoform X5 encodes MTARRDASRPRSSARLPERKGAAERGNKANNPDWFCSSPRQEPEKGPVSAAGIHAHVVGAVAGSGAADESSDSEAEQEGPQKLIRKVSTSGQIRSKTSIKEGLLLKQTSSFQRWKKRYFKLRGRTLYYAKDAKSLIFDEVDLSDASVAESSTKNVNNSFTVITPFRRLILCAENRKEMEDWISSLKSVQSREHYETAQFNVEHFSGMHNWYACSHARPTFCNVCKDSLSGVTSHGLSCEVCKFKAHKRCAVRATNNCKWTTLASIGKDIIEDEDGIAMPHQWLEGNLPVSAKCAVCDKTCGSVLRLQDWRCLWCKAMVHTACMDLYPRKCPLGQCKVSIIPPTALNSIDSDGFWKATCPPSCASPLLVFVNSKSGDNQGVKFLRRFKQLLNPAQVFDLVNGGPHLGLRLFQKFDNFRILVCGGDGSVGWVLSEIDKLNLHKQCQLGVLPLGTGNDLARVLGWGPSCDDDTQLPQILEKLERASTKMLDRWSIMTYEIKIPPKHSCPTTPEGVDDCQFHISTYEDSVAAHLTKILNSEQHSVVISAAKILCETVKDFVAKVGKAYEKSTENTDECDTMSLKCAVLNEKLDSLLHALNSESQALPPLPHSTPPIVEEEQEEEEEDEEEEASEESLTELKEKLEEEETEKGGRGGSSQHQLFKSREQLMLRANSLKKAVRQIIEQAERVVDEQNAHTDDTEMPSSLEFRKDSEEENRDSEKDEDTKELESLPSAKSPCSPMERRVSRSTQSYGSFTITPFTTSKENLPVLNTRIICPGLRAGLAASIAGSSIISKMLLANIDPFGATPFIDPDLDSLEGYMEKCVMNNYFGIGLDAKISLEFNNKREEHPEKCRSRTKNMMWYGVLGTKELLQRTYKNLEQKVQLECDGQYIPLPSLQGIAVLNIPSYAGGTNFWGGTKEDDIFCAPSFDDKILEVVAVFGSMQMAVSRVIKLQHHRIAQCRTVKITILGDEGVPIQVDGEAWIQPPGVIKIQHKNRAQMLTRDRAFENTLKSWEDKLKYDKPPLRPHLYPQQSVDLATEEEAAMVQMCARAAEELITRICEAAKTNGLLEQELAHAVNAASHAINKTHPKFPESLARITAIEVASTVKALYNETESLLLGRVSLQLDPPEEEQLSSALQSAELEMGKLGEIPWLYHILQPNDEEVDCAYVPGPLSGLRQEEQSQQHVSHSPQVQEGEGRQEDESSVRIWGYRKWVI; translated from the exons ACGAGTATAAAGGAGGGACTGCTGCTGAAACAGACCAGCTCGTTCCAGAGGTGGAAGAAACGCTACTTCAAGCTGAGAGGCCGAACTCTCTACTACGCCAAAGACGCCAAG TCCCTTATCTTTGACGAGGTGGACCTATCGGACGCCAGCGTTGCAGAGTCCAGCACAAAGAATGTCAACAACAGCTTCACA GTGATCACTCCGTTCCGTCGGCTCATCCTCTGCGCTGAGAAcaggaaagagatggaggacTGGATCAGTTCGCTGAAGTCCGTCCAGTCCAGAGAGCATTACGAG ACGGCACAGTTTAATGTGGAACATTTCTCAGGGATGCACAACTGGTACGCCTGCTCCCACGCACGGCCCACCTTCTGCAACGTCTGTAAAGACAGCTTGTCCGGGGTCACGTCCCACGGCCTCTCCTGCGAAG tttgcaAATTCAAAGCCCACAAACGCTGCGCGGTCAGAGCCACTAACAACTGCAAATGGACGACTCTGGCCTCCATAGGGAAGGACATCATCGAGGACGAGGACGGG ATTGCGATGCCTCACCAGTGGCTGGAAGGGAACCTGCCCGTCAGTGCCAAGTGTGCCGTGTGTGATAAGACGTGTGGCAGCGTGCTGCGGCTGCAGGACTGGCGCTGCCTCTGGTGCAAAGCGATG GTGCACACAGCCTGCATGGACCTGTACCCTCGCAAGTGTCCTCTGGGTCAGTGCAAAGTGTCCATCATCCCTCCCACAGCGCTCAACAGCATTGACTCAGACG GCTTCTGGAAGGCCACCTGTCCTCCGTCATGTGCCAGTCCCCTCCTGGTTTTTGTCAACTCCAAGAGCGGCGACAACCAGGGAGTGAAATTCCTGCGGCGCTTCAAGCAGCTCCTCAACCCGGCACAAGTGTTTGACCTGGTCAACGGGGGGCCGCACCTCGG gctgCGACTGTTTCAAAAGTTTGACAACTTCCGGATTCTGGTGTGCGGGGGGGACGGCAGCGTGGGCTGGGTCCTCTCAGAGATCGACAAACTCAATCTACACAAACAG TGCCAGCTGGGGGTGCTGCCGCTGGGCACGGGCAACGATCTGGCTCGGGTCCTGGGCTGGGGCCCGTCCTGCGACGACGACACCCAGCTGCCCCAGATcctggagaagctggagagggCCAGCACCAAGATGCTGGACCGCTGGAGCATCATGACCTACGAGATCAAGATCCCGCCCAAGCACAGCTGCCCTACCACGCCCGAGGGAGTCGACGACTGCCAG tttCATATTTCTACCTATGAAGACTCAGTAGCTGCCCACCTCACAAAGATCCTCAACTCCGAGCAGCACTCTGTGGTCATCTCCGCCGCCAA GATCCTGTGTGAAACGGTGAAGGATTTTGTTGCCAAAGTGGGAAAAGCTTATGAGAAgagcacagaaaacacagatgagTGTGACACCATGTCTCTCAAA TGTGCCGTCCTGAACGAGAAGCTGGACTCGCTCCTCCACGCCCTCAACTCCGAGAGCCAGGCTCTGCCGCCGCTGCCCCACTCCACTCCTCCTAtagtggaggaggagcaggaggaggaggaggaggatgaggaggaggaggccagcGAAGAGAGCCTGACGGagctgaaggagaagctggaggaagaggagacggagaaaggaggacgaggaggcaGCTCCCAACACCAGCTGTTCAAGAGCAGGGAGCAGCTGATGCTCCGGGCCAACAGTCTGAAGAAAGCTGTGAGACAGATCATAGAGCAGGCGGAGAGAG TGGTTGACGAGCAGAACGCCCACACGGACGACACCGAGATGCCGTCTTCCCTCGAGTTCAGGAAagacagcgaggaggagaaCAGGGACAGCGAGAAGGATGAAGACACCAAGGAGCTGGAGTCGCTGCCAT cTGCCAAGAGTCCCTGTTCTCCgatggagaggagggtgagCCGCAGCACTCAGTCCTACGGCTCCTTCACCATCACGCCATTCACCACCAGCAAGGAGAACCTGCCCGTGCTCAACACACGCATCATCTGCCCTG gctTGCGGGCAGGTCTTGCTGCCTCCATCGCCGGCAGCTCCATCATTAGTAAGATGCTGCTGGCGAACATCGACCCTTTCGGCGCCACACCCTTCATCGACCCCGACCTGGATTCTCT GGAGGGCTACATGGAGAAGTGCGTGATGAACAACTACTTCGGAATCGGCCTGGATGCTAAAATCTCGCTGGAGTTCAACAACAAGCGAGAGGAGCATCCAGAGAAATGCAG GAGTCGGACCAAGAACATGATGTGGTACGGAGTGCTGGGCACCAAGGAGCTTCTGCAGAGAACCTACAAGAACCTGGAGCAGAAGGTGCAGCTCGAG TGTGACGGACAGTACATCCCCCTGCCCAGCCTTCAGGGTATCGCCGTGTTAAACATTCCCAGCTACGCAGGCGGGACAAACTTCTGGGGCGGCACCAAGGAGGATGAC ATCTTCTGTGCTCCGTCGTTCGATGATAAGATCCTGGAAGTTGTGGCCGTGTTTGGGAGCATGCAGATGGCCGTTTCCCGAGTCATCAAACTGCAACACCACCGCATTGCACAG TGTCGGACCGTGAAGATCACGATCCTGGGCGATGAAGGAGTTCCCATCCAGGTGGACGGGGAGGCCTGGATCCAGCCGCCCGGCGTCATCAAGATCCAACACAAGAACCGGGCTCAGATGCTCACCAGAGACCGG GCGTTTGAGAACACGCTGAAGTCGTGGGAGGACAAGCTGAAGTACGACAAGCCTCCTCTGCGGCCTCACCTCTACCCTCAGCAGTCTGTGGACCTGGCGACCGAGGAGGAGGCCGCCATGGTGCAGATGTGCGCCCGAGCTGCAGAGGAGCTCATCACCAG GATATGTGAGGCTGCAAAGACCAACGGGCTTTTAGAGCAGGAGCTGGCTCACGCTGTTAACGCTGCGTCACACGCCATCAACAAGACGCACCCCAAGTTCCCAGAG AGTCTGGCGAGGATCACAGCTATCGAGGTGGCCAGCACCGTCAAAGCTCTGTACAACGAGACCGAGTCTCTGCTGCTGGGCAGAGTCTCTCTG CAACTGGacccaccagaggaggagcagctgtcCAGTGCTCTGCAGAGCGCGGAGCTGGAAATGGGCAAACTGGGAGAGATCCCGTGGCTCTACCACATTCTGCAGCCTAACGACGAGGAG GTTGACTGTGCTTATGTACCAGGACCACTCTCTGGGTTACGGCAAGAGGAACAGTCGCAGCAGCATGTTTCGCATAGTCCCCAAGTTCAAGAAGGAGAAGGCCGCCAAGAAGACGAGTCCTCAGTCAG
- the dgkh gene encoding diacylglycerol kinase eta isoform X2 — MTARRDASRPRSSARLPERKGAAERGNKANNPDWFCSSPRQEPEKGPVSAAGIHAHVVGAVAGSGAADESSDSEAEQEGPQKLIRKVSTSGQIRSKTSIKEGLLLKQTSSFQRWKKRYFKLRGRTLYYAKDAKSLIFDEVDLSDASVAESSTKNVNNSFTVITPFRRLILCAENRKEMEDWISSLKSVQSREHYETAQFNVEHFSGMHNWYACSHARPTFCNVCKDSLSGVTSHGLSCEVCKFKAHKRCAVRATNNCKWTTLASIGKDIIEDEDGIAMPHQWLEGNLPVSAKCAVCDKTCGSVLRLQDWRCLWCKAMVHTACMDLYPRKCPLGQCKVSIIPPTALNSIDSDGFWKATCPPSCASPLLVFVNSKSGDNQGVKFLRRFKQLLNPAQVFDLVNGGPHLGLRLFQKFDNFRILVCGGDGSVGWVLSEIDKLNLHKQCQLGVLPLGTGNDLARVLGWGPSCDDDTQLPQILEKLERASTKMLDRWSIMTYEIKIPPKHSCPTTPEGVDDCQFHISTYEDSVAAHLTKILNSEQHSVVISAAKILCETVKDFVAKVGKAYEKSTENTDECDTMSLKCAVLNEKLDSLLHALNSESQALPPLPHSTPPIVEEEQEEEEEDEEEEASEESLTELKEKLEEEETEKGGRGGSSQHQLFKSREQLMLRANSLKKAVRQIIEQAERVVDEQNAHTDDTEMPSSLEFRKDSEEENRDSEKDEDTKELESLPSAKSPCSPMERRVSRSTQSYGSFTITPFTTSKENLPVLNTRIICPGLRAGLAASIAGSSIISKMLLANIDPFGATPFIDPDLDSLEGYMEKCVMNNYFGIGLDAKISLEFNNKREEHPEKCRSRTKNMMWYGVLGTKELLQRTYKNLEQKVQLECDGQYIPLPSLQGIAVLNIPSYAGGTNFWGGTKEDDIFCAPSFDDKILEVVAVFGSMQMAVSRVIKLQHHRIAQCRTVKITILGDEGVPIQVDGEAWIQPPGVIKIQHKNRAQMLTRDRAFENTLKSWEDKLKYDKPPLRPHLYPQQSVDLATEEEAAMVQMCARAAEELITRICEAAKTNGLLEQELAHAVNAASHAINKTHPKFPESLARITAIEVASTVKALYNETESLLLGRVSLQLDPPEEEQLSSALQSAELEMGKLGEIPWLYHILQPNDEEVDCAYVPGPLSGLRQEEQSQQHVSHSPQVQEGEGRQEDESSVSGKMGPRGGGRLAGAAESGRVQGHLHPPRHPRLGAAAPGAAGPEGSGDIESGSYEENSPGN; from the exons ACGAGTATAAAGGAGGGACTGCTGCTGAAACAGACCAGCTCGTTCCAGAGGTGGAAGAAACGCTACTTCAAGCTGAGAGGCCGAACTCTCTACTACGCCAAAGACGCCAAG TCCCTTATCTTTGACGAGGTGGACCTATCGGACGCCAGCGTTGCAGAGTCCAGCACAAAGAATGTCAACAACAGCTTCACA GTGATCACTCCGTTCCGTCGGCTCATCCTCTGCGCTGAGAAcaggaaagagatggaggacTGGATCAGTTCGCTGAAGTCCGTCCAGTCCAGAGAGCATTACGAG ACGGCACAGTTTAATGTGGAACATTTCTCAGGGATGCACAACTGGTACGCCTGCTCCCACGCACGGCCCACCTTCTGCAACGTCTGTAAAGACAGCTTGTCCGGGGTCACGTCCCACGGCCTCTCCTGCGAAG tttgcaAATTCAAAGCCCACAAACGCTGCGCGGTCAGAGCCACTAACAACTGCAAATGGACGACTCTGGCCTCCATAGGGAAGGACATCATCGAGGACGAGGACGGG ATTGCGATGCCTCACCAGTGGCTGGAAGGGAACCTGCCCGTCAGTGCCAAGTGTGCCGTGTGTGATAAGACGTGTGGCAGCGTGCTGCGGCTGCAGGACTGGCGCTGCCTCTGGTGCAAAGCGATG GTGCACACAGCCTGCATGGACCTGTACCCTCGCAAGTGTCCTCTGGGTCAGTGCAAAGTGTCCATCATCCCTCCCACAGCGCTCAACAGCATTGACTCAGACG GCTTCTGGAAGGCCACCTGTCCTCCGTCATGTGCCAGTCCCCTCCTGGTTTTTGTCAACTCCAAGAGCGGCGACAACCAGGGAGTGAAATTCCTGCGGCGCTTCAAGCAGCTCCTCAACCCGGCACAAGTGTTTGACCTGGTCAACGGGGGGCCGCACCTCGG gctgCGACTGTTTCAAAAGTTTGACAACTTCCGGATTCTGGTGTGCGGGGGGGACGGCAGCGTGGGCTGGGTCCTCTCAGAGATCGACAAACTCAATCTACACAAACAG TGCCAGCTGGGGGTGCTGCCGCTGGGCACGGGCAACGATCTGGCTCGGGTCCTGGGCTGGGGCCCGTCCTGCGACGACGACACCCAGCTGCCCCAGATcctggagaagctggagagggCCAGCACCAAGATGCTGGACCGCTGGAGCATCATGACCTACGAGATCAAGATCCCGCCCAAGCACAGCTGCCCTACCACGCCCGAGGGAGTCGACGACTGCCAG tttCATATTTCTACCTATGAAGACTCAGTAGCTGCCCACCTCACAAAGATCCTCAACTCCGAGCAGCACTCTGTGGTCATCTCCGCCGCCAA GATCCTGTGTGAAACGGTGAAGGATTTTGTTGCCAAAGTGGGAAAAGCTTATGAGAAgagcacagaaaacacagatgagTGTGACACCATGTCTCTCAAA TGTGCCGTCCTGAACGAGAAGCTGGACTCGCTCCTCCACGCCCTCAACTCCGAGAGCCAGGCTCTGCCGCCGCTGCCCCACTCCACTCCTCCTAtagtggaggaggagcaggaggaggaggaggaggatgaggaggaggaggccagcGAAGAGAGCCTGACGGagctgaaggagaagctggaggaagaggagacggagaaaggaggacgaggaggcaGCTCCCAACACCAGCTGTTCAAGAGCAGGGAGCAGCTGATGCTCCGGGCCAACAGTCTGAAGAAAGCTGTGAGACAGATCATAGAGCAGGCGGAGAGAG TGGTTGACGAGCAGAACGCCCACACGGACGACACCGAGATGCCGTCTTCCCTCGAGTTCAGGAAagacagcgaggaggagaaCAGGGACAGCGAGAAGGATGAAGACACCAAGGAGCTGGAGTCGCTGCCAT cTGCCAAGAGTCCCTGTTCTCCgatggagaggagggtgagCCGCAGCACTCAGTCCTACGGCTCCTTCACCATCACGCCATTCACCACCAGCAAGGAGAACCTGCCCGTGCTCAACACACGCATCATCTGCCCTG gctTGCGGGCAGGTCTTGCTGCCTCCATCGCCGGCAGCTCCATCATTAGTAAGATGCTGCTGGCGAACATCGACCCTTTCGGCGCCACACCCTTCATCGACCCCGACCTGGATTCTCT GGAGGGCTACATGGAGAAGTGCGTGATGAACAACTACTTCGGAATCGGCCTGGATGCTAAAATCTCGCTGGAGTTCAACAACAAGCGAGAGGAGCATCCAGAGAAATGCAG GAGTCGGACCAAGAACATGATGTGGTACGGAGTGCTGGGCACCAAGGAGCTTCTGCAGAGAACCTACAAGAACCTGGAGCAGAAGGTGCAGCTCGAG TGTGACGGACAGTACATCCCCCTGCCCAGCCTTCAGGGTATCGCCGTGTTAAACATTCCCAGCTACGCAGGCGGGACAAACTTCTGGGGCGGCACCAAGGAGGATGAC ATCTTCTGTGCTCCGTCGTTCGATGATAAGATCCTGGAAGTTGTGGCCGTGTTTGGGAGCATGCAGATGGCCGTTTCCCGAGTCATCAAACTGCAACACCACCGCATTGCACAG TGTCGGACCGTGAAGATCACGATCCTGGGCGATGAAGGAGTTCCCATCCAGGTGGACGGGGAGGCCTGGATCCAGCCGCCCGGCGTCATCAAGATCCAACACAAGAACCGGGCTCAGATGCTCACCAGAGACCGG GCGTTTGAGAACACGCTGAAGTCGTGGGAGGACAAGCTGAAGTACGACAAGCCTCCTCTGCGGCCTCACCTCTACCCTCAGCAGTCTGTGGACCTGGCGACCGAGGAGGAGGCCGCCATGGTGCAGATGTGCGCCCGAGCTGCAGAGGAGCTCATCACCAG GATATGTGAGGCTGCAAAGACCAACGGGCTTTTAGAGCAGGAGCTGGCTCACGCTGTTAACGCTGCGTCACACGCCATCAACAAGACGCACCCCAAGTTCCCAGAG AGTCTGGCGAGGATCACAGCTATCGAGGTGGCCAGCACCGTCAAAGCTCTGTACAACGAGACCGAGTCTCTGCTGCTGGGCAGAGTCTCTCTG CAACTGGacccaccagaggaggagcagctgtcCAGTGCTCTGCAGAGCGCGGAGCTGGAAATGGGCAAACTGGGAGAGATCCCGTGGCTCTACCACATTCTGCAGCCTAACGACGAGGAG GTTGACTGTGCTTATGTACCAGGACCACTCTCTGGGTTACGGCAAGAGGAACAGTCGCAGCAGCATGTTTCGCATAGTCCCCAAGTTCAAGAAGGAGAAGGCCGCCAAGAAGACGAGTCCTCAGTCAG tggaaAGATGGGGCCCAGAGGAGGTGGGCGTCTGGCTGGAGCAGCTGAGTCTGGGCGAGTACAGGGACACCTTCATCCGCCACGACATCCGAGGCTCGGAGCTGCTGCACCTGGAGCGGCGGGACCTGAAG